The segment TTACCTGCTCCTGCAATCCCACTAAAGTTTCTTGCCTGCATGTTATTATATTGATCTGTGGTAGCTGCGTTTGTGAAAATCTCGGCTGTATATTGGATTTGTCCTGATGCAACGGCTACTGCTGGTGGGAAATCAACTGCAGAAAAACCAAAAGCTTCATTTTCTCTACTGATAGCAACGCCAAAATTTGTTGTGAAAATAATTGTCCCGTCTCTGCGAACACGAATCGTGTTGGTATTAAATAGCGGGTTATTTTCCGTTTTTACATATCCCGTTAAGACCACACGGACGTTACTCTGATTTTCTGGTAAAACTCCAGCGGTTTGGATTCCGATATCTCCGAAAACATGGGGAGTAGCTGCTAAAGGGATTATAACAGGAGTTGTATCAGAACTAGCTTGGTTGGATATTCTTAAATCTACAAATTGGATTGTCATAATATATTCACCTCCTTGGACTTATAATATGATAGGAAGTGTTGGATATCTTGGACTACTATCAAAATCAACAGTTAGCTATACAAGAAAGGTGATTTTTTTAATAGATTTAATCAGCTTGAAATAGTTATTATGAAAAATTAAGAGATAGCGGAAAAGTGAAAGAGGGGTTCAATCTAACGAGTTCTGTTAGTTCATAATTTAATGATGAACACTATCGAGATCACCTGTTAAAATAGTAAATGATAATGATTATCAATATCTCATAATTACATAAGAGTGAAATAAGTGCTCTAAACCATAATGATTGTTAGCTGCTTAATAACCGAGAGGAAGTGAACAGTGTGATTGTAACAGAAGCCTTAGACATAGCTTATGACCAACATTTGATTGTGAATCAACTGCATTTAGACATTCCTACTGGAAAAATTACGGCTCTAGTAGGTGCGAACGGTTCGGGTAAGTCCACGATAATATTTTATTCTTAGATGAACCTACGACTTTCTTAGATATGGCACATCAGCTTGAAGTATTGAGTTTACTACAAAAACTGAACGAAGAGCAGAAGAGAACAATTGTGATGGTTGTTCATGACCTGAACCATGCTAGCCGGTATGCTCAGCATATTGTTGCTATTAAGAAAGGGACTGTTATTAAGACGGGAACTCCGCTTGAGGTCATGAGACCAGAAGTTCTGGAAGATCTCTATGGTGTCAAAAGTGATATCATTTATGATCCACGAACAGGTCAGCCACTGTGCTTACCTTATGGGTTAATCTAATTTTAGATGAAATAAGAAATGACAGGAAATACCCAAGACTAAGATATTAAAGATGGTTTCTGTATGCGTCATGCGTCAGGAGCTATTTTTTTATCACTTATCGGTAAATGATCGTGCAAACAGAACAAAAAACCAGTCAAACACTTTGTTTACGTGTTTTGACTGGTTTTTGTTTAAGCTGTGCCTTTTCTCCGCACCATTTGGTTTAATACTTCTGATAATACTAGGCCGACTGCAACTGATCCAGAAATGAGAAAGGCCTGAGCAGCCAATTGCACGGCAGTATTGTAATCATTCTCTACAAATCTACGCGTAGCATCATAAGCTAGACCACCTGGTACCAAGGGAATGATACCTGATACGCTGAAAATAATGACAGGCATTTTATATAGCTTCGCAAATAGCTGGCTGATCACGCCTACGATGACGGTTGCTGCTAGCGTTGAGAATACACTGTCTACGTTGTTTAGAATTAGAGTGTAATAGACTAGCCAGCTAAGCATGCCCACAAGACCGCATTGAATGAGAGATTTTTTGGGTGCATTAAAAAAGTATGCTGAAGGCTGCGGAAGCAATGAAACTAGTGACTAGCTGTTCAATCATGACGGGAACCTCTTTCAATTAAAAAATAGTGAGAACAACGGCAATTCCTGTTCCAATGGCGAAAGCCGTTAGAAATGCTTCTGCTCCTCGCGATAATCCTGAGACGAGATGACCTGCCATTAAATCTCTGACTGCATTGGTAATCAGGAGTCCCGGAACAAGTGGCATGACGGAACCTATAATAATTTTATCGAGTGCTTGACCGAAGCCTATGTTAACCAAGAGGAGTGAGAGAACCCCAATTAGGAATGAACTCATTAATTCAGCGGAAAAATTTAACCTTTACTAAGCGATGTAAATAAATTAAAGTCGAATAACCCAATCCCCCACAAAGAATAGCTGGACCAAAGTCGCGCCACCCGCCTTGGAACATGATTGCAAAGCAACCGCTTGCTATCGAAGCTGCTATAATCTGAACCCATATTGGAAAGGCATGAGTCTCAACATCAACTTGCATGAGCATTTCGTGTGCTGTTTGGACTGAAATTTGACCGGAGGTTAGTTGTCTTGAAATACCGTTAGCCGTCACTACTTTTTGGAGGTCTGTTGTACGTTCAACTATGCGTATTAATCTAGCTGATTCAGTACCATCTGCTTGAAAAACAATACCTGTTGGAGTCACATAGCTATGTGAGTGTGGAAGTCCGAGGGAAGATGCTATGCGATTCATTGTATCTTCGACACGATACGTCTCTGCTCCACTCTGGAGCATAATTTTTCCTACAAGCAGGCAGACATTAATAATGTCGTGGGTTGTATGATCTGATTTGATTTCCAAGTCCAATCTTCTCCTTAGGATGCTATCTTACCATCTAACGTGTATTATTATTCCAATACATTCACGGACATTATAGCATGAAAGAAGAGAAATTATTACTGTTCATATATTGTACTGATTTGTAATGATCTGTAATGAAATTGAAATCTAATTCTCATCGTATTTTAATGAACCAAGCTTATAATATAACTTAACCTATAATAATATAAACTTTAGACCCGTAGCTCGTTGCTGCGGGTCTCTTTCTGTGTAATTAGGCATAAATCTGGGGGAAATCTTCTCATGTTGGATATATAGGCTTTACATTTATTCAGTCATAGTGTACTATTTAACTAGTACAGAGATACATTAAGTTTAGAAGGAGGTTACTACATTGTGAGCATTGAATTCGATAACAATTTACCGATCTACTTACAGATTATGAATCATATCAAAAGACAGATCGTAACAGGAATACTTCAGGCTGGGGATAAAATTCTCTCAGTTCGTGAACTAGCTGCCGAATTACAAATTAATCCGAATACTGTTCAGAGAACGTTCCAAGAGCTCGAA is part of the Paenibacillus sp. IHBB 10380 genome and harbors:
- a CDS encoding ATP-binding cassette domain-containing protein, which encodes MNQLHLDIPTGKITALVGANGSGKSTIIFYS